One genomic window of Oncorhynchus clarkii lewisi isolate Uvic-CL-2024 chromosome 5, UVic_Ocla_1.0, whole genome shotgun sequence includes the following:
- the LOC139408250 gene encoding ras association domain-containing protein 6 — MMNTHVVMRDGRVLSRAEFLSLLNTYNCFLKDKTQQHLVFYERDGEVVFEGFLTISWGVRQPIRLKIQDDKQQPFTSLLSPDPVSPVSPHGRKRGMTRWGEFEDLHQINETEETNKQHPAEETSNHTTGSYRSYESCTLRPTPTKQKTEVEEEQSNLIRCMSDASLVKRRVKRSPSQRERNRQHCFSINGHFYNYKTAIFTPTYGTSTNVRINSKMTTHQVISQLLQKFKIENDPNEFALYCVHQSGEKKKLSDSDLPLWERLVQGPAETIMKMFLMDRDEEEVSNDVAQYLNLELPILEGVLVKLEEEENRAVQRITTKYNQQQIVLSQLLSSKITKTETEV, encoded by the exons ATGATGAATACACATGTAGTTATGAGAGACGGGCGAGTGCTGTCAAG GGCTGAGTTCTTGTCATTGCTGAACACATACAACTGTTTTCTGAAAGACAAGACCCAGCAGCATCTTGTCTTCTATGAG agagatggagaggtggtgtTCGAGGGATTCCTGACTATCTCCTGGGGAGTACGGCAGCCCATCAGGCTCAAAATACAGGATGACAAACAACAACCATTCACCAGCCTCCTGTCACCTGACCCAGTCAGTCCAGTCAGTCCTCATGGACGCAAGAG gggGATGACACGATGGGGGGAGTTTGAAGATCTCCATCAGATCAATGAGACAGAGGAGACCAACAAGCAGCATCCTGCAGAGGAGACCAGCAACCACACGACAG GGAGCTACAGGAGTTATGAAAGCTGTACGCTGCGTCCCACCCCCACAAAGCAGAAgacagaggtggaggaggagcagTCCAACCTGATCCGCTGTATGAGTGATGCTTCCTTGGtgaagaggagggtgaagaggagtccctcacagagagagagaaacaggcaacACTGCTTCTCCATCAACGGACACTTCTATAACTACAAG acggCTATATTCACTCCAACCTATGGAACATCCACTAACGTCCGTATCAACAGCAAAATGACAACACATCAGGTCATATCACAGCTCCTTCAGAAATTCAAG ATAGAAAATGATCCTAATGAGTTTGCCCTCTACTGTGTCCATCAAAGTGGAG AGAAGAAGAAGCTGTCGGACTCAGATCTGCCGCTGTGGGAGAGGCTTGTTCAGGGCCCAGCAGAGACCATCATGAAGATGTTCCTCATGgacagagatgaagaggaagTCAGCAACGAT GTGGCCCAGTACCTCAATCTGGAGCTGCCCATCCTGGAGGGGGTTCTAGTGaagctggaggaagaggagaacagagcGGTGCAGAGAATCACCACCAA GTACAACCAGCAGCAAATAGTCTTGTCTCAGCTTCTCAGCTCCAAGATCACCAAGACCGAGACAGAGGTGTAA